CACCAGACACAGGCATCATGGCAGGAAATCACAAAAGAAAGGAGATTGAAGGATGGTCCATACCCCAGTGTTTGAGAAGAGGCTTGTCCAAACCCCAGTGCTCCACCTTGCAGTCATAGACATCGTCGGctgagggcaggaaggggagatAGTGGAACTTGCGGAATAGGTGGTCTTCCCTGGGCAGGAAGACTGTCTCAGACACTCCTGTGGTGACAGGGTTTCCATTTCGAAGCCACGTGACATTGATCACTGGTGGGGAGAACTTGTCGATGAAACAGATGAGGGTGTTGGGCTCTCCCAGTTCCACGGGGGTGTTTGAGAGCACAGTCACCTCTGGAGGTACTGGGGACAAAGGACAGAAATTAGCCTTCCCTGCTTAGGCTggcccctcttcctcccaccgAAGCGGAAAAGCAGTGGAAACTCTGCCCTGAGCATCTATGCCATGTCTCAGACACCTATCTCTGATACTCTCCCCCATGAACTGGAGCCAGTGTTGTGGTATAAGATATATAGAAGGATATTTTAGGTCCTAGAGATAATTTCACTCCTAGTTTCCCCAGCATAGATTTGGGGCAATGACTCTGTGAGTGACTGTTGTTGGCAGGGACAAGATGTGAGCACATCAGGAAAGGAACAAACTCATGTAAAGTTCTTGAGTCTGTGGCATGAGAAGTAGGGACTTGCTTATGGTAAGGCTGGGCCCCTGGGAGGGAAAGTCAGTTACAATAATGTAACACAACAAGCTGAAGCATCTACTTCAAAGTTACGATTCCCATGTCTAGGAGCGCAGCAGGTACCATTGGTGTTCGGGGTGTGGTTGGAGCGCTTTATCATGATGTCCAGGTTAGCTTTGTCCACAGCTATGTTGGCCAAGGCACCCTGGGCCTCAAAGCTGGCAAAACGTCCAAATTCTTCCAGCCGCCACACtgtctcctttttctccatatccacGTGGAAAATCTCATCACCATCGAAGTCAAACATGAACTCTCCTGATGGGTCAGGGGTCAGATAGAACTCAGCCTGGATGATCACATGGTCCTCTGAAAAGGCAGGGAAGAGAGTTAAAGTTGGaaccaggagagggagaggaagaagaacccAGGATGTGAGACAAACATGTGGGCGGGTGTGGGGGAACGATATGGAGTGGGGCTGTATGAGTGAACGAGTGATGGAGAGTGGGGAGGAATAGGAAGATGAGACTCAGGTGCAGGACATCCGTGTTGAACAGAGCTGGCAGGGGAGAAGTAAAGGGGCAGAGTTAGAGGGCGTGGACTGAAAGAAGTGAGGCCTGGAAACCCCAGAGTCTTGTGAAGCTATTAGGCTCCAGGTTACTAGCTGAGAAACGATCCCCTCTTTGGAAATCCAGCAGCAGCTCCCAAAAGAGAATTGCTCACTCAGTGTATTTTCCCAGGCATTAAATACACTGCAGCCTTAATTCCAGGGGATCTCTCAGGGTACTGCAGCTCTCAGAAGAGGGAAACACTGTTTAGAGGGTGGCTTTAGGACTTTGGAatcaaacaaaattttgaaatctcTCTTTTTGTTCAATGGAGATAAAAATGGCATACAAGATGACATTAATTTTACATATGTAACAGAATTATTTgctatgtatacatatatatataatgcaattcATATCAGCATACCTGATCAGCATACTTCCCCTCCCTGGAGTAGATTGTTGCTTTTGGGGGACTTTCCTCTATACTGATCCTTAATATAATATCTGTGCTCAAAATATGCTGACAGGATTCACATGCCAAAAAACAACTACTGTGCATTCAGCTAAGTACAGGAGCTGagaagttttcatatttttttctcatttaatccccacaaaatTCTGTGAGGTTTAAAATTTTGATTGCActaattttccagaaagaaactgaagcccagacaGTAACTTGTTAATGCTTCTCAGAACATATTTTCCACCTCAAGTCTGGTTTCTCTCAAAGTCAATGGTATTAGTCAATATAGAACTCAGTTTTTGTTCCTCTAAACTAAACGTGACTGACTTCAATTTGTGGTAAGGACAAAACTCCTCCAGACTACAGTTTATTATACTTTCAGATTTATAACCACACAATACCTGTCACACTTTTCTTTCATTCCAAAGACAGTTTTGCAAATGTCCACCATTCATCTCTCCAATGCTCTAAGAGATTATATCCCTAGTTTTGCTTCTCTCGGCACCTACCTTTGATAGCCCAGGATTCTTGAGGACGCATCAGGAAAACCATGATAAAAGATCCTAGCACCACGAGTCCATTAATGGCCATTTTCTTCTTGGGGGCTTTAATGGGGGTCAGTAGAGCATAAGACTGGGGTAGAACTGACAAGactagaagaaaagagaatagaatCTGACATTAAAATTCAAATCAGTTGAGCTCCAGCCAATCAGAAAGAACTTCTGAGATGACACATCTGTTACTAAGGAAAGGGCTTTTTAAATGGTTCAGGAACAGAATTACCTCACTCATTAAAGAAGTAAAGTTCTTAAACAATCAAATAAACATGCaaccaaataaaaacacagaaaatcctCTTTTTGAGAAGGTTGGGAAGTCACTCACACACTCTCCCATCCCAGCCCAAGTTCTAGAAAGAGATGTACTTGAAGCTTAATAGTGAGGATAGAATGAATGGATAGATTCAAAAGTGAGAGGTAGTAACAGGTCATTCCTTTGTGCTGTGACAGCTGGGGAGTTTAAATAAGGAATAATAAATCATCTAAAGAGAAGGCAAATTGTCCTGCTATGGGGAATGCCTGATTCTTGGCAGCAGTGGGTGACAGAGCTGCATGTCAGAAGCTTCTTACTGCTCTAGGTTTGTCCTCCACTGTCCTAGACTCCCAGATGGCCAACTTGACCCAAGAGCGGGGCATCCCTGGCACTGTGCTATACTGAGAGAACATCAGAGGAGAAACTCTGAGTGTCAACACTCCCCCAGCTGGGGAAAGATGGTAGAGACGCCACAGGTAGTGGTTCCTGGAAACAGTGGACTGTAATCCCTACCATCTTAAATATGACCAGAGATTGGAGCAGACTGCTGGGGACACATGTCATATGAggactcaaatcaacaaatagGGTGGACTAAATTGGGCAGAGCTTATTTTACTGGGAGCAATAGAGATAATAACCTGCAGGAGGGCTTTACCATAACTTTCCTCACGTCATAACATTCTGAAAGTTCTCCTCATGTCATAAATCATGGAGGTTCTGATCCTAAGAATTTATTCTGATGTTCATCATTGAGAAAACTGAAAGTTAAGACACTCTGACCCTCATGTTTCTGACCATACAGTACagtagaaaggaaaattaaaccaCACACAGAGAGGGCTGGAATCTGAATACTTCCAATATAGAGAGACCTGGCAGCGAGGCAGCTGTTCAGTGGTGAGTTCACTGTTTAATATCAGTCATGACACATATGCTCAGGGTGGGTTTTCTACACTGTTGTGCTGACATCTTATCCTGCCCCACAGCTGCCCTCGCAAatcatgaggggaaaaaaacctataCATTATGGATTATCTGATCGCGTCTAAGGGCTTTGAAGATTCTCTGACACTGACTTCTAGACCACTTGGAAGAGACCCACAGCACAGTTTTGCCCTGAGATTGTTAAGGAATACACTTCTTGGAGGCAAAGGAATGGGCCAGATGAGAGGTCTACAGTACCAGTCTCTGCTGAGAGTCTGGTCCTATGATTTAGGCTTGTCGTCTCCTCTTTCAGAGGAAAAAACTAGTATAATTTCTCCATGCCTACCCTTTGCTGGTTGTCATACTGCCTGGTTCTTATAAGTTGCTCGGTGAATATACAGTAAACTCAGAGAcactttacagaaaaatattttacttgtcaTAACAGCACCTTCAACCCAAGGTGTTGCTCAGCAACTTATGATATGGCTTAGTTCTAAAACACTGATTGGTTCTCCTCATGAGATTACCAAATTTGGgaatctttagaaaatattttcatttccctttccctgtGACAGGAGAGAAGTTCCTATCCAGACACTACTCATGGTCCCCTGTCCCTATACTCTAGCTTCCTATGTCTGAGGGGATTTCTGAGGGCACCTGAATGAGGTCTGAGCAGTGACGTCAAATGGTGAGCGGCCACTGTACTAGTCAGAGTTCAGTCTGACAAGAGAAGATCCTGTGAGACACTCTGCATAGAATTGTTTGTTACAACTCATCTGTATTACAGGGAATTATACCTTTAAAGTGTTAGAAGCCTGGGGGAGCCCAGGTCAGTGCAGACCCCGTACTCTAAGGGGTCAGGAGCCTGTGGGAAGGCACtgtggacatctcagctcctctAGAGCCCCAGGAAGAGGACTGTGTTGGCAACACAGGGCTGTTGCCAAGACTCCTGTCTGTGACGCCCCATGTCCACTGCACGAGATGGCTTCAGCCTACCTGCCACCTCCCAAATCTCATATTAACTTTCGCTGGCGGTGTGTAGGCCATGACCAGATCCTGGGGCAAGGAGAGTCTGGGGAATGTAATCTCTTACTTATATTCCCTGTGGTACAGAGAAGACAAAGaagctaataattttatttatttgtaaataaaggaaagagagagagcatgtacacgAGGGGAGGAAGCGgagtgagagtgggagagaatctcaagtggactccatgctgagcagggagccagacatggggttcgatcccaggaccttgatatcatgacctgagccaaaatcaggagtcggatacTTCCccggctgagtcacccaggcaccgtgctaatgggaattttttaaattgctaaatgaaaatatatttatatcttgaTATCCTATATCTGTATCATCTGTTTATGTCCGCCATGGTTCACTCAGGCTCCTTCCACAGTGGCAAACCTAGAACCAGAGAGAATATTAATTTGGGTATTTGGTCAGGCCTTGGAAATGGATAGCTTTCACATGGACCCAGGTCATGTCTGGGACCTCACTTCAGGTTTGTGTGGTTTGTATTCTGAGAACCTCCAGCTCCTGCCTTttgcttcccctccctgcctttttCCCTGTAGCCCTCAGAACTTCCTATCAGTGCTGCTGGGTAGTGGGAGGGATACTGATCCAGGCACTTCCTCCCCGAATCTCCATATAAGAAGCTttacttgggggcgcctgggtggctcagttggttaagcgactgccttcggctcaggtcatgatcctggagtcctgggatcgagtcccacatcgggctccctgctcagcggggagtctgcttctccctctgaccctcctccctctcatgctgtctctccttctctctctctctctctctcaaataaacaagtaaaatcttaaaaaaaaagaagctttacttgttctgtttcatttctccttcccatCTTGAGAGCCAGCAGAAGCTAGTCTtgctgaaataaatttctatcagAGTGAAAAGCATCAACTGCTGATATCAACAAATGTGCTAGAGTGGTGGGGTCATGGACCTTCTTAACCTGTTCTGTGTGAATAAAGGCGCCGGGGTGTTTGGGTTCATCTCTAACCTGGGAGAGTGACAGTTTGTGAATTTGACTTGTTCTCTCTCTACCTGGACTTGAAACCTGATGTCTGAAAGGTCTGGGGCCCTGGGGTTGTGAAATCCCCCTTCTCTGCTTGGGTAGTGCTTGTGAATAAGAACATACGGATATATTCGCATATGTGCATACACACTCATCGGCAGAACTATTGTCCTTGTTATATAGGCATTATAGCATACCACATGATTTATTGATTAAATCTTAATGAATACACCACTCTAAAATTCCTGTAAGTCGCACAAACATATCTGAATTCAGCTATTAGATTGCTTGGAACAATGTAATTATCAATTGTCCCAATTTGATTTAAGACAAATCCTTTTCTATCCCCTGCTGGAAATTTCTGCAGGCAGAGGTGAGTGTGCTTCTTCTTACTCACATTCTAGTTGGGGCTGactcagagagagggaggaagaggaaaaggcaggAAATGTCTTAGTGGAAATAATGTGTGTTCTCTGGAACTGGATGATGTTCAACGCGGAGATTTTCTGTTGTGTGAGGTTTTTCACGCCCTTCAAATTCCCTCATGGCCTATGTCTGGTGTGTAGGAGACACTGAAAGGTCCTTTGCGCCTACAACTCTGGGAGTGCAGACCTCTCCCAACATGGCCACCCTTTCCTGCATCTGCCACCAACAAACAGGTCCATCTGCCCTGCCCTCTAGGTTTCCTGGGTGGGATCAAGAGCAAATTCCATTGTCCTCAGCCACCCAGCTTCCCGGCAGGTAAAGCAAACTCTTGGGCCTCCCAGAAAATATTTCACTATGTTCCAGGCAAGTAAATTCCTCTCTTTCCCACATACTTTGGAGGTAGAGGATAGAATTGATAATTAAGCACAGATCTATCCACAGGTATTGTGAACACACTCTCTCCTCAACTCTCTGACCACCATTTGGCCAGTGGAAAgagaataatggaaaaatatttttcttactttaaaattccGCAAAACAGGTAAGGAATAGTTTCATAAATCCATAGATGTGTCTGTATTAAAGTCCCCTTAGGTAAAATTGAGGAAAGAGGATAGACATTAAATATACATGTTAAGTGAAGATGTATAAAAACCACAGCCTTGTCTGCCACTAGGCACATATACCATAACTTTAATACagtgaaagaaatgaacataaaacTAGCAATGTGAGTTTATGTTTCTCAACCTGAATTTTTTCCGGAGTAATTGAGAAGATTAGGCTTATAACATGGCTCTTTTTAGAGTAAGCATAACACAAGGGTCTGTGAAAACTTGAGTTTCTTTCAAACTCTTAAGTCTCCTGCTTTGTTCCTAGAGGAAAATTGGTACTCGAGGATTCAGCTAGGTCTGTGCACTGTTGATGTACTCACATTACAGTGTTCGCGTGCTGCTGA
Above is a window of Zalophus californianus isolate mZalCal1 chromosome 7, mZalCal1.pri.v2, whole genome shotgun sequence DNA encoding:
- the LOC113928060 gene encoding HLA class II histocompatibility antigen, DR alpha chain, yielding MAINGLVVLGSFIMVFLMRPQESWAIKEDHVIIQAEFYLTPDPSGEFMFDFDGDEIFHVDMEKKETVWRLEEFGRFASFEAQGALANIAVDKANLDIMIKRSNHTPNTNVPPEVTVLSNTPVELGEPNTLICFIDKFSPPVINVTWLRNGNPVTTGVSETVFLPREDHLFRKFHYLPFLPSADDVYDCKVEHWGLDKPLLKHWEFEAPTPLPETKENVVCALGLVVGLVGIIVGTIFIIKGTRKVNAGERRGPL